In the genome of Phlebotomus papatasi isolate M1 chromosome 2, Ppap_2.1, whole genome shotgun sequence, one region contains:
- the LOC129801378 gene encoding 60S ribosomal protein L22 translates to MAPKKPTDKPAAKPGEEKKKKPAPATGGASTSGTAKAAPAEKKPAASKPTASAAQKPAAEKKPAGEKKPAEKKVAPAPKIATAPKAAAAPKAAAGTSKAAAGGEKKKAAATTSAAAPKKAGDKKATATGAKKTPAAGAEKKPAATDKKATAKKTPAKTPAAGPAAKKAAPAKKAPAAKDAKPKDKKPAGVKKPGAVSKPVAKKQAAAKAKLAKAKGTTGVSKVQKGTAKTKAAAVVRAKRTATKLIKGPFGTRTRKVRTSVHFRRPKTLKLPRTPKYPRKSAPRRNRMDAYNVIKYPLTTEAAMKKIEDNNTLVFLTHLRSNKHHVRAAVRKLYDIKVAKVNLLIQPDGKKKAYVRLARDYDALDIANKIGII, encoded by the exons ATGGCTCCGAAAAAGCCCACTGACAAGCCCG CGGCAAAGCCCGGagaggagaagaagaagaagcctGCACCTGCTACTGGTGGTGCCTCAACGTCAGGTACTGCCAAGGCGGCACCGGCTGAAAAGAAACCTGCCGCATCGAAGCCCACTGCATCGGCTGCTCAAAAGCCAGCTGCCGAGAAGAAGCCTGCTGGCGAAAAGAAGCCAGCTGAGAAGAAGGTAGCCCCAGCTCCGAAAATTGCAACTGCCCCGAAAGCCGCTGCAGCCCCTAAAGCTGCTGCTGGAACATCGAAGGCTGCTGCTGGCGGGGAGAAGAAGAAGGCTGCTGCTACCACAAGTGCAGCTGCCCCCAAGAAGGCTGGAGACAAGAAGGCTACGGCAACTGGAGCCAAGAAGACTCCTGCAGCTGGGGCTGAAAAGAAACCCGCTGCAACTGACAAGAAGGCCACGGCTAAGAAGACTCCTGCCAAGACTCCAGCTGCTGGGCCAGCAGCCAAGAAAGCTGCTCCGGCCAAAAAGGCACCCGCTGCCAAGGATGCCAAGCCCAAGGACAAGAAGCCGGCTGGTGTGAAGAAGCCAGGTGCTGTCTCGAAGCCCGTGGCCAAGAAGCAGGCAGCAGCCAAGGCGAAGTTGGCTAAAGCCAAGGGAACCACCGGAGTGTCCAAGGTGCAGAAGGGAACGGCCAAGACAAAGGCTGCTGCTGTTGTAAGGGCCAAGAGAACGGCTACTAAG TTGATCAAAGGACCTTTTGGTACGCGTACAAGGAAAGTGCGCACATCTGTGCATTTCCGCCGCCCTAAGACACTGAAATTGCCCAGGACGCCCAAGTATCCCAGGAAGTCAGCACCAAGGAGGAACAGAATGGACGCTTACAATGTGATCAAGTATCCGTTGACCACGGAAGCGGCTATGAAGAAGATTGAGGACAACAACACTCTGGTCTTCCTCACACATCTGCGTTCCAATAAGCACCATGTCAGGGCGGCCGTACGGAAGTTGTATGACATCAAGGTGGCTAAAGTGAACCTCCTCATTCAGCCCGATGGCAAGAAGAAGGCGTACGTGCGATTGGCAAGGGATTACGACGCCCTAGACATTGCCAACAAAATCGGCATCATATAA
- the LOC129801382 gene encoding minor histocompatibility antigen H13, which yields MADIVENVVQQAAENLTETTASSGKPPATFEGTAVAYGSLVVMAMLPIFFGSFRSLKGASSRVPERMNTKDAMMFPVIASLSLFGLYLFFKIFSQDYINLLLTGYFFFLGVLALSNMMSPVINVLVPTSIPNIPFQLQFTQGEGAQKEDIINYKFTSYDVACLVISTVIGVWYSLQKHWIANNLFGVAFAVNAVALLRLNNVVTGCILLGGLFVYDIFWVFGTNVMVTVAKSFEAPIKLVFPQDLLTNGLSASNFAMLGLGDIVIPGIFIALLLRFDVSLKRKSKLYFYATFIAYFLGLMMTIFVMHVFKHAQPALLYLVPACIGTPVALALVKGDIKTMFAYDDNPEEKTATTEKKNSSSSGSKKEAKKTK from the exons ATGGCTGATATAGTTGAGAATGTGGTGCAGCAGGCGGCAGAGAACTTAACAGAGACCACAGCGTCAAGCGGGAAGCCACCAGCCACTTTCGAAGGAACCGCTGTGGCATATGGGAGTCTCGTTGTAATG GCAATGCTACCCATCTTCTTTGGCTCCTTCAGATCCCTCAAGGGTGCCAGCTCGCGAGTGCCCGAGCGGATGAACACAAAGGATGCAATGATGTTTCCTGTGATAGCTTCCCTCTCCCTCTTTGGGCTCTATCTATTCTTTAAGATCTTCTCCCAAGACTATATAAACCTCCTCCTAACTGGCTACTTCTTCTTCCTGGGCGTTCTAGCGCTCTCCAATATGATGAGCCCCGTGATTAACGTACTGGTACCCACCTCCATACCCAACATCCCTTTCCAGCTGCAATTCACACAGGGCGAGGGTGCTCAGAAGGAGGATATAATTAATTACAAGTTTACTTCTTACGACGTGGCATGCCTCGTGATCTCCACGGTGATTGGTGTGTGGTATTCTCTGCAGAAACACTGGATTGCCAATAACCTGTTCGGAGTGGCATTTGCTGTGAATGCCGTTGCACTACTCCGGCTGAATAATGTCGTGACTGGATGCATCCTTCTGGGAGGCCTCTTTGTCTATGATATCTTCTGGGTCTTTGGCACAAATGTCATGGTCACAGTGGCCAAGTCATTTGAGGCACCGATCAAGTTGGTCTTCCCTCAGGATCTTCTCACAAATGGTCTCAGCGCCTCCAACTTTGCCATGCTGGGACTCGGAGATATTGTCATCCCTGGCATCTTCATTGCCCTTCTGTTGCGCTTCGACGTCAGCTTGAAGCGCAAGAGCAAACTCTACTTCTACGCCACTTTCATCGCATACTTCCTGGGACTCATGATGACCATCTTTGTGATGCACGTGTTCAAACACGCGCAGCCGGCACTACTCTACCTCGTTCCCGCCTGTATCGGAACACCCGTGGCTCTAGCGCTCGTCAAAGGAGACATCAAAACAATGTTTGC ATATGACGACAATCCGGAAGAGAAGACAGCAACAACTGAGAAGAAAAACAGCAGCAGTAGTGGCAGCAAGAAAGAAGCCAAGAAGACCAAGTAG